In one Colletotrichum destructivum chromosome 2, complete sequence genomic region, the following are encoded:
- a CDS encoding Putative aminoglycoside phosphotransferase, protein kinase-like domain superfamily, which yields MAGRVRHPIDQKALERYIDEHVPQIKTPLEIKQFGFGQSNPTYQLTDATNARFVLRKKPPGKLLSKAAHKVEREHRIIAALGPTDVPVPRAYCLCEDDSVVGTPFYIMEFLDGRILEDPAMPEVSSPEERRALWRAATTTLARLHRVTPAGVGLEGFGKASGFYDRQVRTWTTICESQAAAVDLETGEKVGDLPHFGEMVRFFGDGAAQPQDRATLIHGDYKIDNIVFHKTEPRVIGILDWEMSTVGHPLSDLCNFLHPYFTASRAGSGIYAHDGFLPGATPGLPTTEEIVGWYAAEAGWSPAPELNWGMAFSMFRLAAVCQGIAARAARGQASSEQARRFAVTRGPLAEFAWELVGRSRGEGGEGGKAKL from the exons ATGGCGGGACGTGTACGGCACCCAATCGACCAGAAGGCTCTGGAACGGTACATCGACGAGCATGTGCCACAGATCAAGACGCCCTTGGAGATCAAACAG ttcggcttcggccagTCGAACCCGACATACCAACTAACGGACGCGACCAATGCCCGCTTCGTGCTGCGCAAGAAGCCCCCCGGCAAGCTCCTCTCCAAGGCAGCGCATAAGGTCGAACGCGAGCAccgcatcatcgccgccctcggccccaCCGACGTACCTGTGCCCCGGGCCTACTGCCTCTGCGAGGACGACTCGGTCGTCGGCACGCCCTTCTACATCATGGagttcctcgacggccgcatCCTCGAGGACCCGGCCATGCCCGAGGTGAGCTCGCCCGAGGAGCGCAGGGCGCTATGGagggccgcgacgacgacgctcgCGCGGCTGCACCGCGTCACGCCGGCGGGCGTCGGGCTCGAGGGGTTCGGCAAGGCGAGCGGGTTCTACGACCGCCAGGTCCGCACGTGGACGACCATTTGCGAgagccaggccgccgccgtcgacctcgagacgggcgagaaggTCGGCGATCTGCCGCACTTTGGGGAGATGGTGCGGTTCTTCGGGGACGGGGCCGCGCAGCCGCAGGACCGGGCGACGCTGATCCATGGGGATTACAAGATTGACAACATTGTCTTTCACAAAACGGAGCCGAGGGTCATTGGAATTCTGGA CTGGGAAATGTCCACCGTGGGCCACCCCCTCTCGGACTTGTGCAACTTCCTACACCCGTACTTCACCGCCTCGcgcgccggcagcggcatctACGCGCACGACGGATTCCTCCCCGGCGCCACGCCGGGTttgccgacgacggaggagatTGTGGGCTGGtacgccgccgaggctggGTGGTCACCCGCGCCGGAGCTCAACTGGGGCATGGCGTTCAGCATGTTCCGGCTCGCGGCCGTGTGTCAGGGCAtcgcggcgcgggcggcgcgcgGGCAGGCGAGCAGCGAGCAGGCGCGGAGGTTCGCCGTCACGAGGGGCCCGTTGGCGGAGTTTGCGTGGGAGCTCGTCGGGAGGAGCCGTggcgaggggggggaaggtg
- a CDS encoding Putative amino acid transporter, transmembrane domain-containing protein translates to MADYQVTEKKETHRVDSGTEGDDHHKIVNEQPVDVFTNEDGDVNFRGVSWPAAAVLVAKFQLGLGVLSLPKTFHTLGFFPGILCFVILSIMTTASGYVSGNARLYYPQIYSVADVAEMMFGKKTREFVGFLFFLYLALTAGAGMLASSVALNALSGHGACTMAFVGVAAAVAFLIGGGFRSLDKIAWVSWAGFGCIFVAIWTTAIACLVQDRPAAGPATGPVDLDIRVFPVTTFAHAMSAVSNQLFAVGASGVCFSIAAEMKEPKDFGKALLWGQGIVIATCVAIASIVYAQVGQYLASPALGSAGPLIKKVAYGIGLPGLLVTAILYSHTAGKYWFVRILRGTRHLQTGTVKHWIVWGTSMLGTVVFGFIIVGVVPFFSDFLSLVGSLVNPVFTHIIPGFMVLYFVAKKPTMVGEGGSNVPQNSFAEKHWIKEAHDAAKISKRDAIVVALSWAMIVIGAFIIVGGTYATVLTIKEGYDNGSIGSVFSCADNSSG, encoded by the coding sequence ATGGCCGACTACCAAGTaaccgagaagaaggagactCACCGAGTCGACTCCGGCACCGAGGGTGACGACCATCACAAGATTGTCAACGAACAAcccgtcgacgtcttcaccaacgaggatggcgacgtcAACTTCCGCGGCGTCTCCTggcccgcggcggccgtcctcgtcgccaaattccagctcggcctcggagtGCTGAGTCTGCCCAAGACCTTCCACACCCTGGGCTTCTTCCCGGGTATCCTCTGCTTCGTGATCCTCTCCATCATGACCACCGCCTCGGGCTACGTCTCCGGCAACGCGAGGTTGTACTACCCGCAAATCTACAGCGTCGCAgacgtcgccgagatgaTGTTCGGCAAGAAGACTAGGGAGTTTGtcggcttcctcttcttcctctacCTCGCCCTGACCGCGGGCGCCGGCATGCTggcctcctccgtcgccctCAACGCCCTCTCGGGCCACGGCGCCTGCACCATGGCCTTTGTCGgtgtggccgccgccgtcgccttcctCATCGGCGGTGGGTTCCGCAGCCTGGACAAGATTGCCTGGGTCAGTTGGGCGGGTTTCGGCTGCATCTTCGTCGCCATCTGGACCACGGCCATCGCCTGTCTCGTCCAGGACaggcctgctgctggtccCGCGACGGGccccgtcgacctcgacatccgTGTTTTCCCCGTCACCACCTTTGCGCACGCCATGTCCGCCGTCTCCAACCAGCTgttcgccgtcggcgctTCCGGCGTCTgcttctccatcgccgccgagatgaagGAGCCCAAGGACTTTGGCAAGGCTCTGCTCTGGGGCcagggcatcgtcatcgcgacctgcgtcgccatcgcctccaTTGTCTACGCCCAGGTCGGCCAGTACCTCGCCAGCCCCGCCCTCGGATCCGCCGGTCCCTTGATCAAGAAGGTTGCCTACGGCATCGGCCTGCCTGGTCTCCTTGTGACTGCCATCCTCTACAGTCACACTGCCGGCAAGTACTGGTTCGTGAGAATCCTCCGCGGCACACGCCACCTCCAGACCGGCACCGTCAAGCATTGGATCGTCTGGGGCACTTCCATGTTGGGCACCGTCGTGTTCGgcttcatcatcgtcggagTCGTGCCTTTCTTCAGCGACTTCCTCAGCCTTGTCGGCTCCCTCGTCAACCCGGTCTTCACCCACATCATCCCCGGCTTCATGGTCCTGTACTTTGTCGCCAAGAAGCCTACCATGGTTGGTGAGGGAGGCTCGAACGTGCCCCAGAATTCCTTCGCCGAGAAGCACTGGATCAAGGAGGCTCACGACGCGGCCAAGATCAGCAAGAGAGATGCGattgtcgtcgccctctcctGGGCCATGATTGTCATTGGTGCCTTCATCATCGTTGGCGGCACGTACGCAACTGTTTTGACTATTAAGGAGGGATATGACAACGGTTCGATTGGTAGTGTTTTCTCGTGTGCAGACAACTCGTCAGGCTAA
- a CDS encoding Putative beta-lactamase/transpeptidase, with translation MAQAHGTCDPKFQGVRDRFQQLLESGQELGASLTVTIDGEEAVNLWGGYADADRTRPWNEDTIVNVWSTTKTIAALAVLLLIDDGQLGPDDKVSEYWPEFAVNGKEDIRVRHLLSHTAGLAAFEDPITFPDLCDFDAAVARLEKQAPQWEPGTASGYHCWTYGFPIGELVRRRTGLGLRDFVSQRIAAPLDADFQIGACEEDWPRVAELVPPPLPPSHLVPPAPDPDSLFAKILRPTPDASFANTAPWRRADIGAANGHSNSRAIAKIWSRALTLADDGRRLLSPRTVDLVFTEQSYGTDLFLGVPARFGTGLGLRGNGDALVDAWLPEGRLCFWGGWGGSMVINDVDRHLTIAYAMNKMDAGSAGNDAVRSYVAEVYKALGVPIPGAGGKL, from the coding sequence ATGGCACAGGCACACGGTACGTGCGACCCCAAGTTCCAGGGGGTCCGCGACAGGTTCCAACAACTCCTCGAATCCGGCCAAGAGCTCGGGGCGTCTCTCACCGtcaccatcgacggcgaggaagccgtCAACCTGTGGGGCGGGTACGCGGACGCCGACCGCACGCGGCCCTGGAACGAAGACACCATCGTCAATGTCTGGTCCACGACAAagaccatcgccgccctcgccgtcctcctcctcatcgacgacggccagctgGGCCCGGACGATAAAGTGTCCGAGTACTGGCCCGAGTTCGCGGTCAACGGCAAGGAGGACATCCGAGTCCGCCACCTGCTGTCGCACACCGCGGGgctcgccgccttcgaggACCCCATCACCTTCCCGGACCTGTGCgacttcgacgccgccgtcgcccggcTCGAGAAGCAGGCGCCCCAGTGGGAGCCCGGCACGGCCTCGGGCTACCACTGCTGGACCTACGGCTTCCCCATCGGCGAGCTCGTGCGCCGGCGGACGGGGTTGGGCCTCCGGGACTTCGTCTCCCAGCGCATCGCGGCGCcgctcgacgccgacttcCAGATCGGCGCCTGCGAGGAGGACTGGCcccgcgtcgccgagctggtgccccctcccctgccccCTTCCCACCTCGTCCCGCCCGCGCCCGACCCGGACTCCTTGTTCGCCAAGATCCTGCGGCCCACCCCGGACGCCAGCTTCGCCAACACGGCGCCCTGGAGGCGGGCCGACATCGGCGCGGCCAACGGCCACTCCAACAGccgcgccatcgccaagatCTGGTCGAGGgccctcaccctcgccgacgacggccgccgcctcctgtCGCCGCGGAcggtcgacctcgtcttcaCGGAGCAGTCCTACGGCACCGACCTCTTCCTCGGGGTCCCCGCCCGCTTCGGCAcgggcctcggcctccgcggcaacggcgacgccctcgtcgacgcctgGCTGCCCGAGGGCCGCCTCTGCTTCTGGGGCGGCTGGGGCGGCTCCATGGTcatcaacgacgtcgaccgcCACCTCACCATCGCCTACGCCATGAACAAGATGGACGCCGGCTCCGCCGGGAACGACGCCGTGAGGTCgtacgtcgccgaggtctACAAGGCGTTGGGGGTGCCCAttcccggcgccggcgggaaGCTGTGA
- a CDS encoding Putative FAD/NAD(P)-binding domain superfamily, with protein MKLSNLALPAMALTLARTAAGAAATPCSESDIDVDVAIIGGGSAGIHAAIQLRDAGATVAVVEKKSQIGGHAETYTNPRTGVPGNVGVSLFENTDVVSGYFARLNVSAARVNPLNGGGASPSYDFSSGVRIPAPNASEAAARQEALQAAVRSYKINVLAKYLWIDQGFHVPDPVPEELTMPFAELAQRYGFSALLTVIAQFNWFTGDISAIPALYGIKGLGPGLLNSIFGEFIVSASGDTRALYDAAAAELGDSVLLNADVVEVRRDVPVNENEDDATGVTVLIQQPDQPLKLIRARKLLFAIPPTLDNVGAYDLTAEESGLFSKFSALGYWAAVANIPGLNTSLTNVGARTPFNQPVIPGPNGIDGYGSPDDFVVLVGFRDTAYSDADGQAVVRGNLATLGAVGAVPADAAERATFPFSSNHGPYNLRVSAEEIRAGFYRRFLALEGARNTYWAGAALTGHNSALVWNFNLGTVLPGLKKDLGL; from the coding sequence ATGAAGCTTTCCAACCTTGCCTTGCCGGCCATGGCTCTCACACTCGCCCggaccgccgccggggccgcggCCACGCCGTGCTCCGAGTCGGAtatcgacgtcgacgtcgccatcatcggcggcggctccgccGGCATCCACGCGGCCATCCAGCTccgggacgccggcgccaccgtcgccgtcgtcgaaaAGAAGTCCCAGATCGGCGGCCACGCCGAGACGTACACGAACCCGCGGACGGGCGTACCCGGCAACGTCGGCGTCTCGCTCTTCGAGAACACCGACGTCGTCAGCGGCTACTTCGCCCGCCTCAacgtctccgccgccagggTCAACCCGCTCAATGGGGGCggcgcgtcgccgagctACGACTTCTCATCCGGCGTCCGGATCCCCGCCCCTAACGCCTCCGAGGCCGCGGCCCGGCAGGAGGCTTTGCAGGCCGCGGTACGGTCGTACAAAATCAACGTCTTGGCCAAGTACCTCTGGATCGACCAGGGCTTCCACGTTCCGGACCCCGTGCCGGAGGAGCTCACCATGCCATTCGCTGAGCTCGCGCAGAGGTACGGCTTCTCGGCGCTGCTGACCGTCATCGCCCAGTTCAACTGGTTCACGGGCGACATCTCTGCCATCCCGGCGCTGTACGGCATCAAGGGCCTCGGGCCGGGCCTGCTCAACAGCATCTTTGGCGAGTTCATCGTCTCCGCCAGCGGCGACACAAGGGCCCTgtacgacgccgccgccgccgagctcggcgacaGCGTGCTGCTgaacgccgacgtcgtcgaggtccggCGCGACGTCCCCGtcaacgagaacgaggacgacgccaCCGGCGTCACCGTCCTCATCCAGCAGCCGGACCAGCCGCTCAAGCTCATTCGCGCCCGCAAGCTGCTGTTCGCCATCCCGCCGACGCTCGACAACGTAGGCGCCTACGACCTCACCGCCGAGGAGTCGGGCCTCTTCTCCAAGTTCTCCGCCCTGGGCTactgggccgccgtcgccaacatCCCGGGCCTGAACACGAGCCTGACCAACGTCGGCGCCCGGACGCCCTTCAACCAGCCTGTCATCCCGGGACccaacggcatcgacgggtacGGCTCGCCCGACGACTTCGTCGTGCTGGTGGGATTTCGGGACACGGCGTactccgacgccgacgggcaGGCCGTGGTCCGCGGGAACCTCGCGACGCTGggggccgtcggcgccgtgcccGCGGACGCCGCGGAGAGGGCCACGTTCCCGTTCTCCTCGAACCACGGCCCGTACAACCTGCGCGTGTCGGCGGAGGAGATCAGGGCCGGCTTCTACCGCCGGTTCCTGGCCCTCGAGGGTGCGCGGAACACGTACTGGGCCGGCGCGGCCTTGACGGGGCACAACAGCGCGCTGGTCTGGAACTTCAACCTGGGCACCGTGCTGCCTGGTCTCAAGAAAGATCTCGGTCTGTGA
- a CDS encoding Putative nuclear transcription factor Y subunit A: protein MMEYAQYPQPQNAHSGYTNSTTGNNITSPHGVQTSPILSQQQSPSQQQGHNMYQPQYTVPQQGMHYAMPQIQAAAMAATAAASGSSYPYMASDPSMTQTSPRMGGAKKENRDPRSPTQMTNVSQLPGQRRLSQVTSPGVPNAQGMMNHVGGRPGVAPPQMAQGQAMPHPQSPEMPAGGVEESPLYVNAKQFHRILKRRVARQKLEEQLRLTSKGRKPYLHESRHNHAMRRPRGPGGRFLTAEEVAAIEREKGGGSGEPSNDDVTDTKAGTKRKSEADDSSSSKKAKKASESPEEDEEDEDES, encoded by the coding sequence ATGATGGAATACGCACAATACCCTCAACCTCAGAACGCACACTCGGGATACACGAACTCCACCACAGGCAACAACATCACCTCTCCTCACGGCGTACAGACGTCACCCATTCTGTCTCAACAACAATCACCCTCTCAGCAACAGGGGCACAACATGTATCAGCCACAGTACACCGTTCCCCAGCAGGGCATGCACTATGCCATGCCCCAaatccaggccgccgccatggcggcgactgctgctgcatccGGATCCAGCTACCCATACATGGCTTCCGACCCCAGCATGACCCAGACGTCGCCGCGAATGGGCGGcgcgaagaaggagaaccGCGACCCCCGATCACCAACCCAGATGACCAACGTCTCGCAGCTGCCCGGCCAGAGACGCCTCAGCCAAGTCACCAGCCCGGGCGTCCCCAACGCCCAGGGCATGATGAACCACGTCGGCGGGCGACCCGGTGTTGCGCCCCCGCAGATGGCGCAGGGGCAGGCCATGCCTCATCCGCAATCCCCCGAGATGCCGGCCGGCGGTGTCGAGGAATCACCCCTTTACGTCAACGCCAAGCAGTTCCATCGCATTCTGAAGCGCCGCGTAGCACGCCAaaagctcgaggagcagcttCGTCTTACCTCTAAGGGTCGCAAGCCGTATCTGCACGAGTCGAGACACAACCACGCCATGCGCCGACCCCGCGGACCCGGAGGACGCTTTCTCACTGCCGAGGAGGTGGCCGCCATTGAGCGtgagaagggcggcgggtcCGGCGAGCCGTCCAACGACGATGTCACCGACACCAAAGCCGGCACGAAGAGAAAGTCGGAGGCGGATgactcgagcagcagcaagaaggccaagaaggcgtcGGAGAGTCctgaggaagacgaggaggatgaggacgaaTCTTGA
- a CDS encoding Putative tyrosinase copper-binding domain, di-copper centre-containing domain superfamily has protein sequence MWPLTLGVLALQASGVLAGPVSRSTEAAVSSNAPEELQRLADLAQSAFDETKSQMVEGGGEIQKRGSSCAWHNVRVRKEWGTLGRLERLEYIKAVKCLQSQPARTPSSEAPGARSRFDDFVATHINQTFTAHYTGNFLSWHRYFLWQYEEALRNECGYQGTQPYWDWSKTAITGMEKSPIFDGSDTSISGNGEFIPGRPPIILTGQADLPSITLPIGTGGGCVTSGPFRDMSVNLGPVALDLPGGLSESNPEGPLAYNPRCLKRDLTTEINRAFANATAVLSNILRPQNVYDFQMQMQGVPGTGNIGIHGGGHYSLGGDPGRDVFTSPGDPAFYLHHAMIDRVWWMWQMLSPRERQYGETALSGTNTFLNQPPSANTTMDDYLEYGYVGGEPLKIRDAMSTVAGPFCFVYL, from the exons ATGTGGCCCTTGACTCTGGGTGTTCTGGCCCTCCAGGCGTCCGGTGTCCTGGCCGGCCCGGTTTCGCGCTCGACTGAGGCTGCCGTGAGCTCCAACGCCCCCGAAGAGCTCCAAAGGCTGGCCGACCTGGCCCAGTCTGCTTTTGACGAGACCAAGTCACAGATGGTggaaggcggcggtgagATCCAGAAGCGCGGCAGTTCCTGTGCCTGGCACAACGTCCGCGTTCGAAAGGAATG GGGAACCCTCGGCAGACTCGAGAGGCTCGAATACATCAAAGCGGTCAAATGCCTTCAATCCCAGCCCGCCCGAACCCCGTCCTCGGAGGCGCCGggcgcgaggtcgaggttcGATGATTTCGTGGCAACGCACATCAACCAGACATTCACTGCTCACTACACC GGCAACTTCTTGTCGTGGCACCGATACTTCCTCTGGCAGTATGAAGAGGCCCTGCGCAACGAGTGCGGCTACCAGGGCACGCAGCCC TACTGGGACTGGTCAAAGACAGCCATCACCGGCATGGAGAAGTCCCCCATCTTCGATGGAAGCGACACGTCCATctccggcaacggcgagTTCATCCCCGGCCGACCGCCGATCATCCTCACGGGGCAAGCCGacctcccctccatcacgCTTCccatcggcaccggcggcgggtgCGTCACCTCCGGGCCGTTCCGAGACATGAGCGTCAacctcggccccgtcgcTCTCGACTTGCCCGGGGGCCTCTCCGAGTCCAACCCCGAGGGCCCGCTCGCCTACAACCCCCGCTGCCTCAAGCGCGACCTGACGACCGAGATCAACCGTGCCttcgccaacgccaccgccgtGCTGTCCAACATTCTCCGGCCCCAGAACGTGTACGACTTccagatgcagatgcagggTGTCCCCGGTACCGGCAACATTG GcatccacggcggcggccattACTCCCTTGGCGGAGACCCTGGAAGAG ACGTTTTCACTTCGCCAGGAGACCCGGCCTTCTATCTCCACCACGCAATGATCGACCGGGTGTGGTGGATGTGGCAGATGCTGTCGCCCCGGGAGCGGCAGTACGGCGAGACCGCGCTGAGCGGGACGAACACGTTCCTGAACCAGCCCCCCAGCGCCAACACGACCATGGACGATTACCTCGAGTACGGATACGTCGGCGGGGAGCCCCTCAAGATCCGGGACGCCATgagcaccgtcgccggcccGTTCTGCTTCGTGTATCTTTGA
- a CDS encoding Putative mycotoxin biosynthesis protein UstYa, producing MSPSYESEYHDKQVGFTDESGDDASLSEITGPAIRMSRWERLKNLLLYATYSVFLLSYMLLFLAYTKSVNSRVAVDPSRMGLEGIYGDAPLGSHRQILKKAGFHDGPPNAYEGRPTAENDAAWADLMSVGMISISEAENARLPMGGSAQVRDANGLVPDKYLVQTSVSHQLHCLKRLRELIWDSEKGLAEHWQYGHGSHCIDYLRQSLMCHGDLTPIYMMWSEEHGSFMGVQENIMQCRSWEAIVEWSAARNDTGMRVDGNHGKNTKTHGFVEGD from the exons ATGTCGCCGTCGTACGAATCGGAATATCACGACAAGCAAGTCGGCTTCACTGACGAAAGTGGTGACGATGCCTCCTTGTCGGAAATCACCGGCCCAGCTATTCGCATGTCAAGATGGGAACGATTGAAGAATCTTCTACTGTACGCGACCTACAGTGTCTTTCTGCTTTCATATATGCTGCTTTTTCTTGCCTACACCAAGTCTGTAAACAGCAGAGTTGCCGTAGACCCGTCCCGAATGGGCCTTGAAG GGATCTACGGCGATGCTCCTTTGGGGTCTCACAGGCAGATACTGAAGAAGGCCGGTTTTCACGACGGCCCGCCGAATGCCTACGAAGGACGGCCGACAGCCGAGAATGACGCTGCCTGGGCAGACCTTATGAGCG TTGGAATGATATCCATCTCAGAGGCAGAAAATGCGAGGCTCCCGATGGGTGGCTCCGCTCAAGTACGCGATGCGAACGGCTTGGTTCCCGACAAGTATCTCGTTCAGACGTCTGTCTCCCATCAGCTACACTGCTTG AAACGTCTTCGCGAGCTCATATGGGACAGCGAGAAGGGACTGGCGGAGCACTGGCAGTACGGACACGGGTCCCACTGCATTGACTACCTGAGACAGTCCCTTATGTGCCATGGGGATCTGACTCCCATCTACATGATGTGGTCGGAGGAACACGGGTCCTTCATGGGGGTCCAGGAGAACATTATGCAGTGTCGCTCGTGGGAAGCCATCGTGGAGTGGTCAGCTGCGAGGAACGATACAGGAATGCGGGTCGACGGAAACCATGGCAAGAATACAAAGACTCATGGTTTCGTTGAAGGAGATTGA
- a CDS encoding Putative major facilitator superfamily, MFS transporter superfamily, with product MSQPSNQTSGVRGRAHDVFRGTIFQAVLLGLISFTQPGIWTAMNNLGAGGQAEPYIINAVNVITFVIMIVLSPVASMVGNLIGMKWIVVIGTIGYVPYSAALYCNSMWGTQWFLIFGAVTCGISASALWPGEAAIAVGYPEVARRGTCISIWLALGKLGSIIATAIQLALNKDSNTTGAISSSTYLVLVVIQCLGLPLSLLLSPPGKLVRRDGRKPVFANAERSLKSQLRGFLAQFRRREVLLLIPAFVTAQWGVTYQGNYMAAYFTVRARTLSGFIIAVVGAISNVLSGWWLDTRHLKRTTQARWSWYFLLALFTLVWIWNLVVQERWAKHSPGEIDWSSASYGEGLAIFVLYRIAYETVGVWLYWTLGTFDVEADTIALSMGVLRSGESLGSALAYAVGSVRSASLMTNLIISVVVFYVGAPATTWAALLVKERLPAEVESLASDVEGSGQSTAHQSDAADQVEVNYRAKA from the exons ATGTCTCAGCCCAGCAATCAAACTTCGGGCGTCCGCGGCAGAGCCCACGATGTCTTCCGCGGCACCATCTTCCAGGCTGTGCTGCTCGGGCTCATCAGCTTCACGCAACCCGGGATATGGACGGCGATGAACA ATTTGGGAGCCGGCGGCCAAGCCGAGCCATACATCATCAACGCGGTGAACGTGATAACCTTTGT CATCATGATCGTTTTGTCCCCCGTCGCCAGCATGGTCGGCAACTTGATCGGCATGAAGTGGatcgtcgtcatcggaaCCATAGGCTACGTGCCGTACTCGGCCGCGCTCTACTGTAATTCCATGTGGGGGACGCAGTGGTTTCtcatcttcggcgccgtGACTTGTGGCATCTCG GCATCCGCGCTGTGGCCCGGCGAGGCGGCCATTGCTGTCGGATACCCAGAGGTCGCCCGTCGAGGCACTTGTA TCAGCATCTGGCTGGCGCTGGGAAAGCTAggctccatcatcgccaccgcCATCCAGCTCGCGCTCAACAAGGACAGCAACACGACCGGcgccatctcctcgtccacctACCTCGTCCTGGTGGTCATCCAGTGTCTGGGGCTGCCCCTCTCGCTCTTGCTGTCGCCCCCCGGCAAGCTGGTGCGCAGGGACGGGAGGAAGCCCGTCTTCGCCAACGCGGAGCGGTCCCTCAAGAGCCAGCTGAGGGGGTTCCTCGCCCAGTTCAGGCGCAGGGAGGTGCTGCTCCTGATCCCGGCCTTCGTCACCGCGCAGTGGGGCGTCACGTACCAGGGCAACTACATGGCGGCGTACTTCACGGTCCGCGCCCGCACGCTCTCCGGgttcatcatcgccgtcgtcggggccATCTCCAACGTGCTCTCCGGCTGGTGGCTCGACACGAGACACCTGAAGAGGACCACGCAGGCCCGCTGGAGCTGGTATTTCCTGCTGGCGCTGTTCACGCTCGTCTGGATATGgaacctcgtcgtccaggagcGCTGGGCAAAACACAGCCCAGGCGAGATCGACTGGAGCAGTGCCAGCTACGGAGAAGGACTCGCCATCTTTGTTCTCTACAG AATCGCATACGAAACTGTCGGCGTCTGGCTCTACTGGACTCTCGGCAccttcgacgtcgaggcggacACCATCGCGCTGTCCATGGGCGTTCTTCGCTCGGGTGAATCGCTGGGGTCGGCCTTGGCGTACGCCGTTGGCTCGGTCCGCAGCGCGTCCCTGATGACGAACCTCATCATCTCGGTCGTGGTCTTCTATGTCGGAGCACCAGCCAcgacctgggccgccctTCTCGTCAAGGAAAGGCtcccggccgaggtggaAAGCCTGGCTAGCGACGTAGAAGGCTCTGGGCAGAGTACCGCTCATCAGTCTGATGCGGCGGACCAGGTTGAGGTGAACTACCGTGCCAAGGCTTAG